In Bradyrhizobium sp. 170, the DNA window GCATCGCCGACCTCGTGAGTGCTGCCAAGCCGGTCACGCTCTATCTCGTCGTTCCACCCTCGGACATCAGCCGCACCAAGCCGTTGATCAGGCTGATCCTCAACCAGATCGGCCGCCGGCTGACGGAGACGCTGAATACCAAGGCGGCCGGCCACACGCACCGCCAGCTCCTGATGATGCTGGATGAATTTCCTGCGCTCGGCCGGCTCGACTTCTTCGAAAGCGCGCTCGCGTTCATGGCCGGCTATGGCATCCGCGCCTATCTGATCGCGCAGTCGCTCAACCAGATCGCAAAGGCGTATGGCGAGAACAACGCGATCCTGGACAATTGCCACGTCCGCATTGCCTTTGCCGCTAATGACGAGCGTACCGCCAAGCGGATTTCGGACGCGCTCGGGACAGCGACCGAACTGCGTGCGCAGCGCAACTATGCGGGTCATCGGCTGGCTCCCTGGCTTGGCCACGTCATGGTCAGCCGCCAGGAGACCGCGCGTCCATTGCTGACGCCCGGCGAAGTGATGCAGCTGCCGCCCGACCAGGCCATCGTGCTGGTGTCTGGTCTTGCCCCGGTCCGGGCTACCAAGCTGCGGCACTACGAAGACGCAAACTTCGTCAGCCGCCTGCGCAAGCCACCTTTTCTGTCGAACGACGTATATGCAGACCGACCGCCGGCCCGCACTGACGATTGGCGGGGTCAGGTGCGCTCCATCGACCTTCGCCTTGCGACGCTGCCGTATCGCGAGCTCATGCAGGCAGGCGGCGAGGAGGGCGGCCTCAAGCAGCAATTGCCATTGTTCGACGAGGCGGCGACGAACGAGGCTCGCCCCATGGAGGATCGGCTGCTCGATGATGAGTCCGACGTCGCCGCTGACCGCAACCAGATGCAGCAAGCCGCAAACGCATCCAGCACTGTACGCCGAGCCCATGCCGTCACCCGCGACGACGACGATCTTCTCCCCTCGTTCTGAGAGCATTCCCCGATGAAACCGAAACTGTCGGCCTATGTCAGCGATAGCGTGGCACAGCGGCTCGAGCTCGCCGCCAAACGTCCCGGAGCCAACAAGTCAGCCATTGTCGATGCAGCGCTGGATCGCTTCCTCAATCCCGAGCGGGACGCCAGCGGCGATGCGGCACTGATCCGAAGGCTGGACCGGATGAGCCGGCAACTGGAACGGACCGACCGCGATGTTGGCGTCCTGGCGGAGACGATTGCGCTTTTCATCCGCTACTACCTGACCATCACCCCGCCGCTGCCTTCGCAAGATCAGGACGCAGCGCGGGCGCTGGGCCGCGAACGGTTCGAGATGTTTGTCGCCCAGGTTGGCAAACGCGTCGCCTCCGGCGGCCGGCTTGTCGCTGACGTCATGGACCGCGTCAGCGCCTCGAAGCCCGATCTCTTCATGCGGAACCTCGAGGAGGGCGCCCCGCTAGGCACAGCCCAAGCTGGAGACACAAAATCCCGTGCGCAGAACGCGGCGGGCGAGCCGCCGGAGCATTCTCCGGCAGGGCGAGAGGAGGTCGGCAATGTCTGATCTCCTCTCGCCAGAGACCCGCGAACGGCGTCGCGGCATGCTGCGGACCGCGATGGGACCGGCGATCGCGCTCGCGTTGGAAGAGCCTGACGTCGTCGAGGTCATGGTCAATCCCGATGGGAAGCTTTGGCTTGACCGGCACGGGACGGGCCGCGCGGACACTGGCGTCGTTCTGACGCCGCAGGTGTCGGAGCGGATCATTCGGCTGGTTGCCAGTCACGTGCGGGCGGAAGCGAGCAGTTCGTCTCCAATCGTCTCGGCGGAGCTTCCCGAAACGGGCGAACGCTTCGAAGGCGTCTTGCCGCCGGTCTCGCTCGCGCCGTGCTTTGCGATCCGCAAGCCCGCAACGACCACGTTCCGCCTGTCCGATTACGTCAAGGCGCAGATTGCCTCGCCGCTAATGGCGAAAGTGCTGACCGCCGCCGTCAGCGAGGCGCGCAGCATCCTGATCGCCGGCGGCACCGGGTCGGGCAAGACGACGCTCGCCAATGCTCTCCTTGCGGAGATCGCCGGTCTCGAAGAGCGGGTGGTCATCATCGAGGACACCCGCGAGCTGCGCTGCGATGCGAAGGATGCCGTGACGCTCCGGACCAAGCCGGGCGTGGCGAGCCTTGCCGATCTTGTCCGCTCAACGCTGCGTTTACGACCTGACCGCATCATCGTCGGTGAGGTCAGAGGCGCCGAAGCCCTGGACATGCTGAAGGCCTGGAATACGGGCCATCCCGGCGGAATTGCCACGGTCCATGCCAACTCGGCACGCGCTGCTCTCTACCGGATCGAACAACTTATCCAGGAGGCGGTCGCAACCGTGCCACGCCGGCTCATAGCCGAGGCAATCGACCTGATCGTCTTCATCAAGGGACGGGGTCCCGCACGGCGCATCGAGGCCGTCGCCGAGCTCAAAGGCCTCGATCCGTCAGGCGACTATCTGCTCGAAACTCCGCCCGGACTTCCCAATACCGCCCACCGTCCTTAACCCCAGGAGACTGCAATATGTCCGTTCGACTGCGTCTATACGTGCGTTCGCGCCTGCGTGGCTTCTGCTCGATCCGCGGGCTTCCCTTGATGGAGCTCGGCGCGGTCTCGGCCTGCATGCTTCTCAGCGCCTCGGCGGCACACGCCGCGGGTTCAGGCATGCCATGGGA includes these proteins:
- the trbB gene encoding P-type conjugative transfer ATPase TrbB, which translates into the protein MSDLLSPETRERRRGMLRTAMGPAIALALEEPDVVEVMVNPDGKLWLDRHGTGRADTGVVLTPQVSERIIRLVASHVRAEASSSSPIVSAELPETGERFEGVLPPVSLAPCFAIRKPATTTFRLSDYVKAQIASPLMAKVLTAAVSEARSILIAGGTGSGKTTLANALLAEIAGLEERVVIIEDTRELRCDAKDAVTLRTKPGVASLADLVRSTLRLRPDRIIVGEVRGAEALDMLKAWNTGHPGGIATVHANSARAALYRIEQLIQEAVATVPRRLIAEAIDLIVFIKGRGPARRIEAVAELKGLDPSGDYLLETPPGLPNTAHRP
- a CDS encoding CopG family transcriptional regulator, whose product is MKPKLSAYVSDSVAQRLELAAKRPGANKSAIVDAALDRFLNPERDASGDAALIRRLDRMSRQLERTDRDVGVLAETIALFIRYYLTITPPLPSQDQDAARALGRERFEMFVAQVGKRVASGGRLVADVMDRVSASKPDLFMRNLEEGAPLGTAQAGDTKSRAQNAAGEPPEHSPAGREEVGNV